A stretch of Bacteroidetes Order II. bacterium DNA encodes these proteins:
- a CDS encoding VOC family protein gives MLTDINPKLPMRDKIATKEFYLNKLRFNEIADYGDYLMIRKDNIEIHFFEFNDLDPKENYGQVYIRTNDIDKLYQMLLDDKIPIHPNGDLETKPWGQREFALLDPDNNLLTFGQSLK, from the coding sequence ATGTTGACAGACATAAATCCAAAATTACCAATGCGAGACAAAATCGCAACAAAAGAATTTTACTTAAACAAATTAAGGTTCAACGAAATTGCCGACTATGGGGACTATTTAATGATAAGAAAAGATAATATTGAAATTCATTTTTTTGAATTCAATGACCTTGATCCAAAAGAAAACTACGGACAAGTTTATATTAGAACGAACGACATTGATAAACTTTACCAAATGCTACTGGACGATAAAATACCAATTCACCCAAATGGAGATTTGGAAACAAAACCTTGGGGACAACGAGAGTTTGCATTACTTGACCCAGACAACAACTTATTAACTTTTGGACAGAGCTTAAAATGA
- a CDS encoding T9SS type A sorting domain-containing protein, which produces MQKQSPTIAMRWLLFALTGVIVISFFVLRPHNPPTLPDAEQLEIGEDGAGRAEFDRIRFQDPKLGRIPEGIRARELQFIQNLPLRREGGLLNKTSTDVLSWTSRGPYNIGGRTRAILYDVSDNTYNTLIAGSPTGGVWRTTNGGNTWTRSTLNPLAGFYELHNVTALAQDTRSGKQATWYFAAGELNTSHGANGYFGLLGEGIWKSTNSGVSWTQLSANVGGSAPSPQSWNSRFDYVWELAIDPSNTSQDEIYAACASDLIVRSTNGGTSWSIVLGSFASSSRYTDVAVTSTGRVYATFGNSSGSATTKGIFTSTSGDAGSFTDITPVALTGSYRRIEIAVAPSNEDIVYFIAETPSAGTNGHMLFKYQLSTNTWTDLTSNIPNYGSFSNGVFNSQGSYDLLIKVNPTNENQIYIGGTSLYRLTFAPPSTTATASVQIGGYSNSGDNWNGTTGHIDQHADQHALTFRPGSSTVAVSGHDGGISFTNDITASTVTWDNQNNGYNTTQFYTAAVVQNMANDNVLVGGMQDNGSWWVNDSSSSANWTEQLSGDGSFTAISDNKGYYYFSWQNGTIYRFRVNSSGGLQGVRRVDPTGGSGYQFINPFILDPTNTARMYLAGGTTVWRNSNLEDPAIIEGSNSTLATNWTQLSGTDVSGQSISIVEASTLPANHLFYGTIGGRIYRLDNADAATGASVPVEISGAGMAGANKYTSSISVDPTDANKVMVTYANYSVISVYYTTNALSATPSWTNVSGNIEQNADGSGNGPAVLWGAIMPYQGATLYALGTSTGLYLATIVSGTTTWTREAGIGIMPVSMVVPRVKDANLFVATFGNGMFQGMGLTALPIQVAGFTAFQEQGVAVLEWQAFNQSNIDAFVIEHAFGINAPFKEVQTITPKNKDAPENAYREIIPNLLPGRHRFRIKQLSADGRVFYTDETSLDATLANKFLLSEAYPNPFNPQTKFHFATATTQRVTVKVFNALGKQVATLYQGTVQANETQFITLDGNGLASGLYLVQVLGQNFSAVRRVSLVK; this is translated from the coding sequence ATGCAAAAGCAAAGTCCTACCATTGCGATGAGATGGTTATTGTTTGCCTTAACGGGGGTAATTGTCATTTCATTTTTTGTGTTACGCCCCCACAACCCTCCTACCTTGCCCGATGCGGAACAATTGGAAATAGGAGAAGATGGTGCAGGCCGGGCAGAGTTTGATCGGATTCGCTTTCAAGATCCCAAACTCGGAAGAATTCCCGAGGGGATCCGCGCCAGAGAGTTACAATTTATCCAAAACTTACCACTCCGGCGCGAAGGCGGCCTTCTGAACAAAACGAGTACCGATGTACTCTCGTGGACTTCGCGTGGCCCCTATAACATAGGCGGGCGTACCCGTGCGATCCTATATGATGTAAGTGACAATACCTACAACACCCTGATTGCAGGTAGTCCAACAGGAGGCGTGTGGCGAACAACCAATGGTGGCAATACTTGGACACGTAGCACCCTCAACCCTTTGGCGGGCTTCTATGAACTTCATAATGTCACAGCACTAGCACAAGATACCCGAAGCGGAAAACAAGCAACGTGGTATTTTGCGGCAGGTGAACTTAATACCTCTCATGGAGCAAATGGGTATTTTGGTCTGCTTGGAGAAGGGATTTGGAAGTCCACCAATAGTGGGGTTTCATGGACGCAACTCAGTGCCAATGTTGGTGGCTCAGCCCCCAGTCCGCAATCTTGGAACTCGCGCTTTGATTATGTTTGGGAGTTGGCCATAGACCCCTCTAATACCTCCCAAGATGAGATTTATGCCGCATGTGCCTCCGATTTAATTGTTCGTTCCACAAATGGCGGAACTTCATGGTCAATAGTATTAGGGTCATTTGCTTCCTCTTCTCGTTATACCGATGTTGCGGTTACCAGTACGGGGCGGGTCTATGCCACCTTTGGGAACAGTTCGGGTAGTGCTACAACAAAAGGTATCTTTACCTCTACCAGTGGCGACGCAGGTTCTTTCACGGATATTACTCCGGTCGCATTGACGGGTAGCTACCGCAGAATTGAAATTGCTGTTGCGCCTTCAAACGAGGATATCGTTTATTTTATAGCAGAAACCCCTAGTGCAGGTACGAACGGGCATATGCTTTTTAAATATCAGCTCTCCACCAATACCTGGACAGACTTAACAAGCAATATCCCAAACTATGGAAGTTTTAGTAATGGGGTTTTTAATTCCCAAGGTAGTTACGACTTACTCATTAAAGTTAATCCGACAAACGAGAATCAAATTTATATTGGCGGAACCAGTTTATACCGATTAACCTTTGCGCCACCCTCGACGACTGCAACGGCTTCTGTCCAAATTGGTGGGTATAGTAATTCTGGCGACAACTGGAATGGTACGACAGGCCATATAGACCAACATGCCGACCAACACGCCTTGACTTTCCGCCCAGGTAGCAGTACGGTGGCAGTTTCGGGACACGACGGGGGAATCAGTTTTACGAACGACATAACCGCAAGCACCGTTACTTGGGATAACCAAAACAATGGGTACAATACCACTCAGTTCTACACAGCGGCGGTTGTGCAAAACATGGCCAACGACAATGTCTTGGTGGGAGGCATGCAAGACAATGGGTCTTGGTGGGTAAACGATAGTTCTTCCTCTGCCAATTGGACGGAACAACTTAGCGGAGACGGCTCTTTTACAGCCATTTCTGATAATAAGGGGTACTACTACTTCTCATGGCAAAATGGAACTATTTATCGTTTCCGAGTCAATAGTAGTGGTGGGCTACAAGGGGTTCGGCGCGTAGATCCAACAGGTGGTTCAGGGTACCAATTTATTAACCCCTTCATCTTAGACCCCACGAATACTGCCCGCATGTATTTGGCAGGTGGTACAACGGTCTGGCGGAATAGCAACTTGGAAGACCCAGCAATCATCGAAGGAAGTAATAGTACTTTAGCGACCAATTGGACACAGCTATCAGGTACAGATGTGAGTGGGCAATCCATTTCTATTGTAGAGGCCTCCACTTTGCCCGCTAACCACCTTTTCTATGGAACCATTGGTGGGCGAATTTACCGCTTAGACAATGCAGATGCCGCAACAGGTGCAAGCGTACCCGTTGAAATTTCTGGGGCTGGCATGGCAGGTGCTAATAAATACACCTCCTCCATTAGTGTAGATCCTACCGATGCCAACAAAGTCATGGTGACTTATGCAAATTATAGCGTGATCAGCGTTTATTATACCACAAACGCCCTTTCTGCCACACCCTCTTGGACGAATGTGAGTGGAAACATCGAGCAAAATGCAGATGGAAGCGGGAATGGACCAGCCGTACTCTGGGGCGCGATCATGCCTTATCAAGGTGCTACATTGTATGCGCTCGGAACCAGTACGGGGTTGTATCTGGCAACAATAGTGAGTGGAACCACAACATGGACACGGGAGGCGGGTATCGGAATAATGCCCGTAAGCATGGTCGTTCCTCGCGTAAAAGATGCCAACTTATTTGTGGCTACATTTGGAAATGGCATGTTTCAGGGAATGGGATTAACGGCCTTGCCCATTCAGGTGGCAGGATTTACGGCATTTCAGGAACAAGGGGTTGCCGTACTGGAATGGCAAGCCTTTAACCAATCCAATATTGATGCCTTTGTTATTGAACATGCGTTTGGGATAAATGCACCGTTTAAAGAGGTACAAACCATTACGCCCAAAAACAAGGACGCGCCGGAAAACGCATACAGAGAGATAATCCCCAATCTATTACCCGGACGCCACCGTTTCCGAATCAAGCAATTAAGTGCCGATGGACGGGTCTTTTATACAGACGAAACAAGCCTTGATGCAACTTTGGCAAATAAGTTCCTACTCAGTGAGGCTTACCCCAATCCCTTTAATCCCCAAACAAAGTTCCACTTTGCCACCGCTACTACACAACGAGTTACCGTAAAGGTGTTTAATGCATTAGGGAAACAAGTAGCCACCCTATACCAAGGAACTGTTCAGGCCAATGAAACCCAATTCATCACCCTCGACGGCAATGGCTTGGCAAGTGGTCTGTATTTAGTACAGGTTTTGGGACAAAACTTCTCGGCGGTACGGCGGGTAAGTTTGGTTAAATAA
- a CDS encoding PspC domain-containing protein produces MSTRFNTPRVDDARYDELNSLESVTDHDIASVLSGSETKEQKESVLNLPTIAGISTIAVGIAYMLQFFGINLVGFSLTALVNSMTLIAGLLIVLFGFGVLSWRPKKNKNLAKSIGKQKGQTLAASTRDGKRTLFKSLTNKKIAGVCGGIAEYFNLDPTLVRIGFVASLFIFQFFPPFVLYWIMAAVLKNEPVVPVNKVNEWQNQMRDSEKPRDNDRIRITRD; encoded by the coding sequence ATGAGCACCCGTTTTAATACCCCCCGCGTGGACGACGCCCGCTACGATGAACTGAATAGCCTGGAATCGGTCACCGATCACGACATTGCTTCCGTTCTCTCTGGTTCTGAGACCAAAGAACAAAAGGAGTCTGTATTGAACCTACCCACCATTGCAGGTATTTCCACCATTGCAGTTGGAATTGCCTATATGTTGCAATTCTTTGGGATCAACCTTGTGGGTTTCAGCCTGACGGCGTTGGTTAATTCCATGACTCTCATTGCTGGGCTTTTGATTGTTTTATTTGGTTTTGGGGTGCTTTCTTGGCGTCCTAAAAAGAATAAGAACCTCGCGAAATCCATTGGAAAGCAAAAAGGCCAAACCTTAGCGGCCTCCACACGTGATGGTAAAAGGACGTTGTTTAAATCGCTCACCAACAAAAAAATTGCGGGTGTGTGTGGTGGTATTGCCGAGTATTTTAATTTAGACCCCACATTGGTACGGATTGGTTTTGTGGCCTCTCTTTTCATCTTCCAGTTTTTCCCTCCTTTTGTGTTGTATTGGATTATGGCCGCTGTTTTGAAAAATGAACCCGTGGTGCCTGTCAATAAGGTAAACGAATGGCAAAATCAGATGCGTGATAGCGAGAAACCCCGCGACAACGACCGGATCCGTATCACTCGCGATTAA
- a CDS encoding type I restriction endonuclease subunit R, whose protein sequence is MYNTIAESNNFIILEHYTKHSVLNEPAVVFQSEASLEREFVQDLVNQGYEHLPNLTTPAAMLANARVQLQQLNDMAFSDGEWARFVEEYLDKPSDNLVDKSRKIHENHIHDFVFDDGHIQNIYLVDKQQIARNKVQCITQFEQTGTHANRYDVTILVNGLPLVQVELKKRGVAIREAFNQVHRYSKESFNSDNSLFKYVQLFVISNGTDSRYFANTTERNKNSFDFTMNWARADNRLIKDLKDFTATFFQKNTLLQVLLHYSVFDVSNTLLVMRPYQIAATERILWKIKSAYEAKKWNTIEGGGYIWHTTGSGKTLTSFKAARLATQLDFIDKVFFVVDRKDLDYQTIREYQRFSPDSVNGSDSTAGLVRNLAKDDNKIIVTTIQKLNNLMKSENDLPIYQKQVVFIFDEAHRSQFGEAQKNLKKKFKKYYQFGFTGTPIFPQNALGAETTASVFGRELHSYVITDAIRDEKVLKFKVDYNDVRPKFKSIENELDEKKLTAAENKQAFLHPMRIKEISQYILQNFRHKTHRAQGGSKGFNAMFAVSSVDAAKCYYEELNKLQKDSEKPLRIATIFSFAANEEQDAIGDIVDETFEPSAMDQSAKEFLTAAIQDYNATFGSSYGVDSKEFQNYYRDLAKRVKNKEVDLLIVVGMFLTGFDAPTMNTLFVDKNLRYHGLMQAFSRTNRIYDATKTFGNIVTFRNLEQATIDAITLFGDSNTKNVVLEKSYQEYLEGFTDIVTGKARRGYVEVVNELNEKFPDPDEIIRESDKKAFVKLFGEYLQVENILQNYDEFAHLKALQSIDINDPAAVEAFKESHFVTDEQIAVMQAIKTLPERTIQDYRSTYNDIRDWLRRQKDGAAAAESTIDWDDVVFEVDLLKSQEINLDYILELIFEHNKKTKDKAGLVEEMRRIIRASIGNRAKETLIVDYINETDLDAIPDKASVMESFFAYAQERQKKEATELIAEEGLKEEEAKRYIMTSLKRNYASENGTELNALLPKMSPLNPQYLTLKQRVFQRIAAFVERYKGIGGEV, encoded by the coding sequence ATGTACAACACCATCGCAGAATCCAACAACTTCATCATACTGGAGCATTACACCAAGCATTCAGTACTGAACGAACCAGCGGTTGTTTTTCAATCAGAAGCATCCCTGGAGCGGGAGTTTGTGCAGGATTTGGTGAACCAGGGCTATGAGCACCTGCCCAACCTGACCACCCCGGCGGCCATGCTGGCCAATGCAAGGGTGCAGCTACAGCAGTTGAACGACATGGCGTTTTCGGATGGGGAATGGGCCCGTTTTGTGGAGGAGTACCTGGACAAGCCCAGCGATAACCTCGTGGACAAGTCCAGGAAAATACATGAAAACCATATCCATGATTTTGTCTTCGACGACGGGCATATCCAAAACATCTACCTGGTGGATAAGCAGCAGATAGCCCGGAACAAGGTGCAGTGCATCACGCAGTTTGAGCAAACGGGCACCCATGCCAATCGGTACGATGTCACCATCCTGGTCAATGGCTTGCCCTTGGTGCAAGTGGAACTAAAAAAGCGGGGCGTGGCCATCCGAGAAGCCTTTAATCAGGTGCACCGTTATTCCAAAGAGAGCTTTAACAGCGACAATTCCCTGTTCAAATACGTGCAGTTGTTCGTGATTTCCAATGGCACGGACAGCCGCTATTTCGCCAACACGACCGAGCGCAATAAGAACAGCTTTGACTTTACCATGAACTGGGCAAGGGCGGACAACAGGCTGATCAAAGATTTGAAGGATTTTACGGCTACTTTTTTTCAGAAAAACACGCTGTTGCAGGTCTTGCTGCATTATTCGGTGTTTGATGTGAGCAATACGCTGCTGGTGATGCGGCCGTACCAGATAGCCGCCACCGAGCGGATTTTATGGAAGATAAAAAGCGCCTACGAAGCGAAAAAATGGAACACCATAGAAGGGGGCGGCTATATCTGGCACACCACGGGTTCGGGCAAGACGCTGACCAGCTTCAAGGCGGCGAGGCTTGCCACACAGTTGGATTTTATTGACAAAGTGTTCTTCGTGGTGGACCGCAAGGATTTGGATTACCAGACCATTAGAGAATACCAACGCTTTTCGCCCGACAGCGTGAACGGGTCGGACAGTACGGCGGGGCTGGTAAGGAACCTAGCCAAGGATGACAATAAAATCATCGTCACGACCATCCAGAAGCTGAACAACCTGATGAAGAGCGAAAATGATTTGCCCATTTATCAGAAGCAGGTCGTTTTCATCTTTGACGAAGCCCACCGCTCGCAGTTTGGCGAAGCGCAGAAAAACCTGAAAAAGAAGTTTAAAAAATACTATCAATTTGGGTTTACGGGCACGCCGATTTTTCCTCAAAATGCCTTGGGCGCAGAGACCACCGCCAGTGTATTTGGCCGGGAGCTGCATTCTTATGTGATTACGGACGCCATTCGGGATGAGAAAGTATTGAAATTCAAGGTGGACTATAATGATGTGCGGCCCAAGTTTAAGAGCATTGAAAATGAACTGGATGAAAAGAAACTTACGGCAGCCGAAAACAAGCAAGCGTTCCTTCACCCCATGCGGATAAAGGAAATATCACAGTACATCCTACAGAATTTCAGGCACAAAACCCACCGGGCGCAAGGCGGCAGTAAGGGCTTCAATGCCATGTTTGCCGTGAGCAGTGTGGACGCTGCCAAATGCTATTACGAGGAGCTGAACAAGCTGCAAAAGGACAGCGAAAAGCCGCTAAGGATAGCCACTATCTTTTCTTTCGCTGCCAATGAAGAACAGGATGCCATTGGGGATATAGTGGATGAAACTTTTGAGCCATCGGCCATGGACCAAAGCGCCAAGGAGTTTTTGACGGCAGCCATACAGGATTACAATGCCACATTCGGGAGCAGCTATGGCGTGGATAGCAAGGAGTTTCAAAATTACTACCGAGACCTCGCCAAGCGGGTAAAGAACAAAGAGGTAGATTTATTGATAGTGGTCGGTATGTTTTTGACCGGGTTCGATGCACCTACCATGAATACCCTTTTTGTGGATAAAAACCTGCGGTATCACGGTTTGATGCAGGCCTTCTCCCGCACCAACCGCATCTATGATGCGACCAAGACCTTTGGCAATATTGTCACTTTCAGGAACCTGGAACAGGCTACCATTGATGCCATTACGCTATTTGGCGATAGCAATACCAAAAACGTGGTGCTGGAAAAGAGCTACCAGGAGTATTTGGAAGGCTTTACGGATATTGTCACGGGAAAAGCCCGCAGAGGGTATGTGGAAGTGGTCAATGAGTTGAATGAGAAATTCCCCGACCCGGATGAAATCATCAGGGAGAGCGATAAAAAGGCGTTTGTAAAGCTGTTTGGCGAATACTTGCAGGTAGAGAATATCTTGCAGAACTACGATGAGTTTGCCCATCTGAAAGCACTGCAAAGTATTGATATAAACGACCCCGCAGCGGTGGAAGCATTCAAGGAATCCCACTTCGTGACGGATGAGCAAATCGCCGTGATGCAAGCGATAAAAACCCTGCCTGAACGCACCATACAAGACTACCGCAGCACGTACAACGATATACGGGATTGGTTGCGCCGACAAAAAGATGGCGCAGCGGCAGCAGAATCAACAATTGATTGGGATGATGTGGTATTTGAGGTGGATTTGCTCAAATCGCAGGAAATCAACCTGGATTATATCCTGGAATTGATTTTTGAGCACAATAAGAAAACGAAAGACAAGGCAGGGTTGGTGGAAGAAATGCGCCGCATCATACGAGCAAGTATCGGCAACCGGGCAAAGGAAACGTTGATTGTGGATTATATCAACGAAACCGACCTTGATGCCATTCCCGACAAGGCAAGCGTGATGGAATCCTTCTTTGCTTATGCGCAAGAAAGGCAGAAAAAAGAAGCGACGGAGTTGATTGCGGAAGAAGGCCTGAAAGAAGAAGAGGCGAAGAGATATATTATGACTTCGCTGAAACGCAATTATGCCAGTGAGAACGGGACGGAACTGAATGCACTATTGCCCAAAATGAGTCCTTTGAATCCGCAGTATTTGACCCTAAAACAGCGGGTCTTCCAGCGGATCGCTGCTTTTGTGGAGCGTTATAAGGGGATTGGAGGGGAAGTGTGA
- a CDS encoding four helix bundle protein, producing MMEKKKNIVMDKSYTFALRAIKLYRHLTSNQKEYVLSKQVLRSGTSIGALIKEAEHAQSKADFINKMNIALKEANETEYWLMLLHDSEYLDEKSFISISADISELIKLLASIVKTSKQNR from the coding sequence ATGATGGAAAAGAAAAAAAATATAGTGATGGACAAATCGTATACTTTTGCTTTACGAGCTATAAAACTGTATAGACATTTGACAAGCAACCAAAAAGAATATGTCTTGTCAAAACAAGTTCTAAGGAGCGGCACGAGCATAGGGGCTTTGATAAAGGAAGCGGAACACGCACAATCAAAAGCCGATTTTATCAATAAAATGAATATTGCCTTAAAAGAAGCGAACGAAACGGAATATTGGCTAATGCTTTTACATGATAGTGAATATCTGGATGAAAAAAGCTTCATTTCTATAAGCGCAGACATTTCTGAATTAATAAAACTTTTAGCCAGCATCGTAAAAACCTCAAAACAAAACAGATAA
- a CDS encoding 5-formyltetrahydrofolate cyclo-ligase — protein MMESKDKTAFRKQAIAYRAALSEATYAVFSSKIVAYLKDVPEFQRAGTIMVYYPDVQRHEVDLRPLFPHWHQEGKTLLLPYITHMMQGHMQAVLFNPKEELRPNRWGIPEPLHPQPVSNQEIDAVLVPGLAADQKGTRLGYGKGFYDRFLKPLSVPIVLATYHATIKDILPSEIHDCPVNLIISEEGAFRIS, from the coding sequence ATGATGGAATCTAAGGATAAAACGGCTTTCCGTAAACAGGCGATTGCATATCGGGCAGCCCTCTCTGAGGCCACTTATGCCGTCTTTTCCTCCAAAATCGTAGCATATCTGAAAGACGTGCCAGAATTCCAAAGAGCCGGAACCATTATGGTCTATTACCCCGATGTACAACGCCACGAAGTGGACCTCCGGCCTTTGTTTCCTCACTGGCATCAGGAAGGCAAAACACTGCTTTTACCCTACATCACCCATATGATGCAAGGCCACATGCAGGCCGTTTTGTTTAATCCAAAAGAAGAACTGAGGCCCAATAGATGGGGAATTCCGGAACCCCTTCACCCCCAGCCTGTTTCTAACCAAGAGATTGATGCTGTGCTGGTACCGGGCCTCGCTGCCGATCAAAAAGGCACTCGTCTTGGGTATGGCAAAGGATTTTATGACCGATTTCTGAAACCCTTATCTGTTCCCATCGTTTTAGCAACCTATCATGCAACCATCAAAGACATTTTGCCCAGCGAAATACATGACTGCCCGGTAAATTTGATAATTTCGGAAGAAGGTGCGTTCAGAATTTCGTAA
- a CDS encoding HAD family hydrolase yields the protein MPLPIQVIAFDADDTLWVNEPHYQHVEQQFCGLLEDFLPRHTVSQELFRTEMDNLSLYGYGAKAFMLSMIETAIRITEGRVGAYSIQRIIDLGREMLHEPIELLPDVQTVLEALQVQFRLVVATKGDLLDQERKLEKSGLASYFHHIEIMSDKKERDYRKLLHHLEVPPEAFLMIGNSLRSDVLPALNLGGWGFHVPYHTTWEHEKIDVKIENERFRTLETLKDILPILL from the coding sequence ATGCCACTACCAATTCAGGTTATCGCTTTTGATGCAGATGACACCCTTTGGGTGAACGAACCACATTATCAACACGTAGAACAACAATTCTGCGGCTTATTGGAAGACTTTTTGCCGCGACATACCGTGTCTCAGGAACTTTTCCGGACCGAGATGGACAATCTGAGTTTGTATGGATATGGTGCAAAAGCATTTATGCTCTCCATGATCGAAACCGCCATTCGGATCACCGAAGGCAGGGTGGGAGCCTATTCCATCCAGCGCATCATTGACTTGGGACGCGAGATGCTCCACGAACCGATCGAACTATTGCCCGATGTACAAACAGTTTTAGAGGCTCTACAAGTGCAATTTCGCTTGGTGGTGGCCACCAAGGGCGATTTATTGGACCAAGAACGAAAGTTGGAAAAATCTGGCTTGGCCTCGTATTTCCATCACATCGAGATTATGTCCGACAAAAAAGAACGCGATTATCGCAAATTATTACACCATTTAGAGGTTCCACCAGAGGCTTTCCTAATGATTGGAAATTCACTTCGGTCGGATGTCCTGCCCGCGTTGAATTTGGGTGGCTGGGGCTTCCATGTACCGTATCACACCACATGGGAGCACGAAAAAATAGATGTAAAGATTGAGAATGAACGATTCCGCACCCTCGAAACCCTTAAAGATATCCTTCCTATTCTGTTATGA
- a CDS encoding alpha/beta fold hydrolase translates to MKLKTFLFLLLLTNSTFGQKAKVEFLPDLPYDKYELKTGKDTINFYLSVSSKKGNLPLLVFIQGSGMNSLFTKSQNGQIRPEYGHMAWFDVAKEEYRVLIVDKPGVKYLQTGESKLFDSKFSLENWSNAIVNAINYISKFEKIDTNKIFVVGHSEGGIVASRVANMMKNRISKIAIMAGEGPSQLYSLYKFADDGTFFNTKEHNMPTSEERIRYLTNTWKDILAEPKSITKKFWGFTYLRWSSMLKTSVIEELTNFNGKILLLQGTLDKNVYQETATIAYTTLLTKGKNVKLELIENADHSFNILDKPEVNGWKMVLEKTIQWFNE, encoded by the coding sequence ATGAAATTAAAAACATTCTTATTTCTTCTGCTATTAACGAATTCAACCTTTGGGCAAAAAGCAAAAGTTGAGTTCTTACCTGACTTGCCATATGATAAGTACGAACTAAAAACAGGTAAGGATACTATAAACTTCTACCTTTCTGTATCATCGAAAAAAGGGAATTTACCTTTACTAGTATTTATTCAAGGCTCTGGAATGAACTCTTTATTTACAAAATCTCAAAATGGACAAATTCGACCTGAATATGGACATATGGCATGGTTCGATGTTGCCAAGGAAGAGTACAGAGTATTAATAGTGGACAAGCCAGGCGTAAAATATCTGCAGACTGGAGAATCAAAATTATTTGACAGCAAATTCTCACTTGAAAATTGGAGCAATGCAATAGTCAATGCAATAAACTACATAAGCAAATTTGAAAAAATTGACACTAATAAAATTTTCGTTGTAGGGCATTCAGAAGGAGGTATAGTAGCATCAAGAGTTGCTAATATGATGAAAAACAGAATATCTAAAATAGCGATAATGGCTGGAGAGGGACCATCTCAACTTTATAGCTTATACAAATTCGCAGATGACGGAACATTTTTTAATACGAAAGAACATAACATGCCTACTTCTGAAGAGAGAATTAGGTATTTGACGAATACATGGAAAGATATTTTAGCCGAACCTAAAAGTATTACGAAAAAATTTTGGGGATTTACCTATTTGAGATGGTCAAGTATGCTAAAAACATCTGTAATAGAAGAGCTGACAAACTTTAATGGAAAAATTCTACTATTACAAGGGACATTAGATAAAAATGTTTATCAAGAAACTGCAACCATTGCCTATACAACATTGCTCACAAAAGGCAAGAATGTAAAATTAGAATTAATTGAAAACGCTGACCACTCTTTCAACATTTTGGACAAACCCGAAGTAAATGGCTGGAAAATGGTACTTGAAAAAACAATTCAGTGGTTTAACGAATAA